One Mya arenaria isolate MELC-2E11 chromosome 5, ASM2691426v1 genomic window carries:
- the LOC128235092 gene encoding serine/threonine-protein kinase DCLK3-like isoform X6, giving the protein MAIRVDSGISRPLRQFARAHQHDQYDPDQNYTQGLNTRPRMYGNAFQPGRYLQGKGGIETSTHHRRFPGAFGPASRNSYLAHGGEAQVPLKPKVITIVRNGAKPRNNVKILLNRRSVQSFEQLMGDISEAFGPKWKTNKVRKLFTVRGREVQGVADFFRDDDIFIGVGNDPLTEHDVHDIIEEVYPDSPYAKNIMKDFERQKRKRLAQVKEPIKDHDADKRDSGFGEGSDGSNRDADSEYVLYKGRPTEKGKRRNEYPRDLEVAMRLDREKEKAAQEEKDRVKKQRMKMVDTERRAQEEENRKRRQVPKEGRGDDPFKKMKEQKEKEREEMRRKRDEERKRQEDEDKQRRDEERQRREKDKHDRDQAEAAARERQAAAEKDRQEREKEKAEKRAARDREREQKDKEAKEKEMKEKEKEKHDKDKAHPEKHHSDKHHGEKHEKEKDHKEKEKEKGHGEKEEKAKDTENEKDVDEKADKNKVDNKERDNKEAERRKKKTSKNRIIRKTKLERQISSDEHVTSKYDLGRTLGDGNFAIVRMSKMKATGVEYAMKVIDKSKLKGKEHMVENEIEIMKDCNHPNIVKLYEEYETVDKIYLVMELVKGGDLFDAITQSVKFGEVDAAHMVKDLCSALFYLHSRIIVHRDLKPENLLVHRNKDMTISLKLADFGLAMDVKESIYTVCGTPTYVAPEILSEIGYGLEVDMWAVGVITYILLCGFPPFRSPDRNQTELFEFIKAGEYEFLSPYWDNISSSAKDLIEHLLVVEKKRRYTAIDVLCHPWILCGGDVSSMDASRIDELRKVSRKEFETQAALNRESYQKMKEKRALTG; this is encoded by the exons ATGGCTATAAGGGTTGACTCTGGAATTTCACGACCGTTGCGACagtttg CACGAGCCCACCAGCATGACCAATATGACCCAGATCAAAACTACACACAGGGTCTCAATACCCGACCCCGCATGTATGGGAATGCATTTCAACCGGGGCGGTACTTGCAGGGTAAAGGTGGCATCGAGACCTCCACCCATCACAGGCGATTTCCGGGTGCGTTTGGGCCCGCAAGTCGAAACAGCTACTTGGCCCATGGGGGTGAAGCTCAGGTTCCGTTGAAACCCAAAGTGATAACAATAGTTCGCAATGGGGCCAAACCTAGAAACAATGTTAAGATTTTACTAAACCGTAGGAGTGTTCAGTCCTTTGAACAACTTATGGGTGATATTTCTGAAGCGTTCGGTCCTAAATGGAAAACCAATAAAGTGCGAAAGTTGTTCACTGTTCGAGGAAGGGAGGTGCAAGGTGTTGCAGACTTTTTCAGAGatgatgatatttttattggtGTCGGAAATGACCCACTCACAGAACATGATGTTCATGACATTATAGAGGAGGTCTACCCAGACAGTCCGTATGCAAAGAACATTATGAAAGACTTTGAAAGACAAAAACGGAAAAGGCTAGCACAAGTGAAAGAACCAATAAAAGACCATGATGCGGATAAACGTGATAGTGGTTTCGGGGAAGGAAGTGATGGAAGCAATAGAGATGCCGACTCAGAATATGTTCTGTACAAAGGACGACCGACAGAGAAGGGGAAACGTAGGAATGAGTATCCAAGAGACTTGGAAGTTGCAATGAGATTAGATAGAGAGAAAGAGAAAGCGGCACAGGAGGAGAAGGACAGAGTAAAAAAACAGAGAATGAAGATGGTTGATACAGAAAGAAGAGCTCAGGAAGAAGAAAACAGAAAACGTCGACAAGTTCCAAAGGAAGGTAGAGGAGATGATCCTTTTAAGAAGATGAAAGAACAAAAGGAAAAAGAGAGGGAAGAAATGAGGAGAAAGAGAGATGAGGAAAGGAAGAGACAGGAAGATGAGGACAAGCAAAGAAGAGATGAAGAAAGACAGAGAAGAGAAAAAGACAAACATGACAGAGACCAAGCGGAAGCAGCTGCTAGAGAAAGACAAGCAGCAGCCGAGAAGGACAGACAGGAGAGGGAGAAAGAAAAGGCTGAAAAGAGAGCTGCTAGGGACAGAGAAAGGGAACAGAAGGATAAAGAAGCAAAGGAGAAAGAGATGAAAGAAAAGGAAAAAGAGAAACATGATAAAGATAAAGCTCATCCTGAAAAACATCATAGTGATAAACATCATGGTGAAAAGCATGAAAAGGAAAAGGATCATAAGGAGAAAGAAAAGGAGAAGGGACACGGTGAAAAGGAAGAGAAAGCTAAAGATACGGAAAATGAGAAAGATGTAGATGAAAAAGCGGATAAGAATAAAGTTGACAATAAGGAAAGAGACAATAAAGAGGCAGAGAGGAGGAAGAAAAAGACTAGTAAAAATAGGATTATAAGAAAAACTAAGTTAGAAAGACAAATAAGTAGTGATGAACATGTGACATCCAAATATGATTTAGGACGGACTTTAGGTGATGGCAATTTTGCCATTGTTCGAATGTCAAAGATGAAGGCTACTGGTGTAGAATATGCTATGAAAGTGATTGATAAATCTAAACTCAAGGGAAAGGAACACATGGtggaaaatgaaattgaaataatgaagGATTGTAATCATCCTAACATTGTAAAATTGTATGAAGAATATGAGACAGTGGACAAGATTTATCTGGTTATGGAGCTTGTGAAG GGTGGTGACTTGTTTGACGCAATCACCCAGAGCGTCAAGTTCGGAGAGGTGGACGCAGCCCATATGGTGAAAGATCTCTGCAGCGCTCTGTTCTACCTGCACTCCCGCATCATCGTACATAGGGACTTGAAACCAGAAAACTTGTTG GTGCATCGTAACAAGGACATGACGATATCCCTGAAGCTTGCCGATTTTGGCCTGGCTATGGACGTGAAGGAGTCAATATACACCGTGTGTGGTACCCCCACTTACGTGGCTCCAGAAATCCTCTCAGAAATAG GATATGGTCTCGAAGTTGACATGTGGGCAGTGGGCGTGATAACCTACATCCTACTCTGCGGGTTTCCCCCGTTCCGAAGTCCCGACAGAAACCAGACGGAACTGTTCGAGTTCATCAAGGCGGGAGAATACGAGTTTCTTAGCCCATACTGGGACAATATCTCATCTA gTGCTAAAGATCTGATTGAGCATCTACTGGTAGTAGAGAAGAAGCGTCGCTACACGGCGATCGACGTTCTATGCCACCCCTGGATTCTATGTGGCGGTGATGTGTCGAGTATGGATGCATCGAGAATAGACGAGCTTCGTAAAGTCTCACGGAAGGAATTTGAAACCCAGGCTGCTTTGAATCGTGAGTCGTATCAGAAGATGAAAGAGAAGCGTGCTCTGACTGGATGA
- the LOC128235092 gene encoding serine/threonine-protein kinase DCLK3-like isoform X5 has translation MAFNSPFSGWAWRYINSRAHQHDQYDPDQNYTQGLNTRPRMYGNAFQPGRYLQGKGGIETSTHHRRFPGAFGPASRNSYLAHGGEAQVPLKPKVITIVRNGAKPRNNVKILLNRRSVQSFEQLMGDISEAFGPKWKTNKVRKLFTVRGREVQGVADFFRDDDIFIGVGNDPLTEHDVHDIIEEVYPDSPYAKNIMKDFERQKRKRLAQVKEPIKDHDADKRDSGFGEGSDGSNRDADSEYVLYKGRPTEKGKRRNEYPRDLEVAMRLDREKEKAAQEEKDRVKKQRMKMVDTERRAQEEENRKRRQVPKEGRGDDPFKKMKEQKEKEREEMRRKRDEERKRQEDEDKQRRDEERQRREKDKHDRDQAEAAARERQAAAEKDRQEREKEKAEKRAARDREREQKDKEAKEKEMKEKEKEKHDKDKAHPEKHHSDKHHGEKHEKEKDHKEKEKEKGHGEKEEKAKDTENEKDVDEKADKNKVDNKERDNKEAERRKKKTSKNRIIRKTKLERQISSDEHVTSKYDLGRTLGDGNFAIVRMSKMKATGVEYAMKVIDKSKLKGKEHMVENEIEIMKDCNHPNIVKLYEEYETVDKIYLVMELVKGGDLFDAITQSVKFGEVDAAHMVKDLCSALFYLHSRIIVHRDLKPENLLVHRNKDMTISLKLADFGLAMDVKESIYTVCGTPTYVAPEILSEIGYGLEVDMWAVGVITYILLCGFPPFRSPDRNQTELFEFIKAGEYEFLSPYWDNISSSAKDLIEHLLVVEKKRRYTAIDVLCHPWILCGGDVSSMDASRIDELRKVSRKEFETQAALNRESYQKMKEKRALTG, from the exons ATGGCTTTTAACTCACCGTTCAGTGGTTGGGCCTGGCGTTACATTAATT CACGAGCCCACCAGCATGACCAATATGACCCAGATCAAAACTACACACAGGGTCTCAATACCCGACCCCGCATGTATGGGAATGCATTTCAACCGGGGCGGTACTTGCAGGGTAAAGGTGGCATCGAGACCTCCACCCATCACAGGCGATTTCCGGGTGCGTTTGGGCCCGCAAGTCGAAACAGCTACTTGGCCCATGGGGGTGAAGCTCAGGTTCCGTTGAAACCCAAAGTGATAACAATAGTTCGCAATGGGGCCAAACCTAGAAACAATGTTAAGATTTTACTAAACCGTAGGAGTGTTCAGTCCTTTGAACAACTTATGGGTGATATTTCTGAAGCGTTCGGTCCTAAATGGAAAACCAATAAAGTGCGAAAGTTGTTCACTGTTCGAGGAAGGGAGGTGCAAGGTGTTGCAGACTTTTTCAGAGatgatgatatttttattggtGTCGGAAATGACCCACTCACAGAACATGATGTTCATGACATTATAGAGGAGGTCTACCCAGACAGTCCGTATGCAAAGAACATTATGAAAGACTTTGAAAGACAAAAACGGAAAAGGCTAGCACAAGTGAAAGAACCAATAAAAGACCATGATGCGGATAAACGTGATAGTGGTTTCGGGGAAGGAAGTGATGGAAGCAATAGAGATGCCGACTCAGAATATGTTCTGTACAAAGGACGACCGACAGAGAAGGGGAAACGTAGGAATGAGTATCCAAGAGACTTGGAAGTTGCAATGAGATTAGATAGAGAGAAAGAGAAAGCGGCACAGGAGGAGAAGGACAGAGTAAAAAAACAGAGAATGAAGATGGTTGATACAGAAAGAAGAGCTCAGGAAGAAGAAAACAGAAAACGTCGACAAGTTCCAAAGGAAGGTAGAGGAGATGATCCTTTTAAGAAGATGAAAGAACAAAAGGAAAAAGAGAGGGAAGAAATGAGGAGAAAGAGAGATGAGGAAAGGAAGAGACAGGAAGATGAGGACAAGCAAAGAAGAGATGAAGAAAGACAGAGAAGAGAAAAAGACAAACATGACAGAGACCAAGCGGAAGCAGCTGCTAGAGAAAGACAAGCAGCAGCCGAGAAGGACAGACAGGAGAGGGAGAAAGAAAAGGCTGAAAAGAGAGCTGCTAGGGACAGAGAAAGGGAACAGAAGGATAAAGAAGCAAAGGAGAAAGAGATGAAAGAAAAGGAAAAAGAGAAACATGATAAAGATAAAGCTCATCCTGAAAAACATCATAGTGATAAACATCATGGTGAAAAGCATGAAAAGGAAAAGGATCATAAGGAGAAAGAAAAGGAGAAGGGACACGGTGAAAAGGAAGAGAAAGCTAAAGATACGGAAAATGAGAAAGATGTAGATGAAAAAGCGGATAAGAATAAAGTTGACAATAAGGAAAGAGACAATAAAGAGGCAGAGAGGAGGAAGAAAAAGACTAGTAAAAATAGGATTATAAGAAAAACTAAGTTAGAAAGACAAATAAGTAGTGATGAACATGTGACATCCAAATATGATTTAGGACGGACTTTAGGTGATGGCAATTTTGCCATTGTTCGAATGTCAAAGATGAAGGCTACTGGTGTAGAATATGCTATGAAAGTGATTGATAAATCTAAACTCAAGGGAAAGGAACACATGGtggaaaatgaaattgaaataatgaagGATTGTAATCATCCTAACATTGTAAAATTGTATGAAGAATATGAGACAGTGGACAAGATTTATCTGGTTATGGAGCTTGTGAAG GGTGGTGACTTGTTTGACGCAATCACCCAGAGCGTCAAGTTCGGAGAGGTGGACGCAGCCCATATGGTGAAAGATCTCTGCAGCGCTCTGTTCTACCTGCACTCCCGCATCATCGTACATAGGGACTTGAAACCAGAAAACTTGTTG GTGCATCGTAACAAGGACATGACGATATCCCTGAAGCTTGCCGATTTTGGCCTGGCTATGGACGTGAAGGAGTCAATATACACCGTGTGTGGTACCCCCACTTACGTGGCTCCAGAAATCCTCTCAGAAATAG GATATGGTCTCGAAGTTGACATGTGGGCAGTGGGCGTGATAACCTACATCCTACTCTGCGGGTTTCCCCCGTTCCGAAGTCCCGACAGAAACCAGACGGAACTGTTCGAGTTCATCAAGGCGGGAGAATACGAGTTTCTTAGCCCATACTGGGACAATATCTCATCTA gTGCTAAAGATCTGATTGAGCATCTACTGGTAGTAGAGAAGAAGCGTCGCTACACGGCGATCGACGTTCTATGCCACCCCTGGATTCTATGTGGCGGTGATGTGTCGAGTATGGATGCATCGAGAATAGACGAGCTTCGTAAAGTCTCACGGAAGGAATTTGAAACCCAGGCTGCTTTGAATCGTGAGTCGTATCAGAAGATGAAAGAGAAGCGTGCTCTGACTGGATGA
- the LOC128235092 gene encoding serine/threonine-protein kinase DCLK3-like isoform X7: MFQVAQYYPARAHQHDQYDPDQNYTQGLNTRPRMYGNAFQPGRYLQGKGGIETSTHHRRFPGAFGPASRNSYLAHGGEAQVPLKPKVITIVRNGAKPRNNVKILLNRRSVQSFEQLMGDISEAFGPKWKTNKVRKLFTVRGREVQGVADFFRDDDIFIGVGNDPLTEHDVHDIIEEVYPDSPYAKNIMKDFERQKRKRLAQVKEPIKDHDADKRDSGFGEGSDGSNRDADSEYVLYKGRPTEKGKRRNEYPRDLEVAMRLDREKEKAAQEEKDRVKKQRMKMVDTERRAQEEENRKRRQVPKEGRGDDPFKKMKEQKEKEREEMRRKRDEERKRQEDEDKQRRDEERQRREKDKHDRDQAEAAARERQAAAEKDRQEREKEKAEKRAARDREREQKDKEAKEKEMKEKEKEKHDKDKAHPEKHHSDKHHGEKHEKEKDHKEKEKEKGHGEKEEKAKDTENEKDVDEKADKNKVDNKERDNKEAERRKKKTSKNRIIRKTKLERQISSDEHVTSKYDLGRTLGDGNFAIVRMSKMKATGVEYAMKVIDKSKLKGKEHMVENEIEIMKDCNHPNIVKLYEEYETVDKIYLVMELVKGGDLFDAITQSVKFGEVDAAHMVKDLCSALFYLHSRIIVHRDLKPENLLVHRNKDMTISLKLADFGLAMDVKESIYTVCGTPTYVAPEILSEIGYGLEVDMWAVGVITYILLCGFPPFRSPDRNQTELFEFIKAGEYEFLSPYWDNISSSAKDLIEHLLVVEKKRRYTAIDVLCHPWILCGGDVSSMDASRIDELRKVSRKEFETQAALNRESYQKMKEKRALTG; encoded by the exons ATGTTTCAAGTTGCACAATATTACCCTG CACGAGCCCACCAGCATGACCAATATGACCCAGATCAAAACTACACACAGGGTCTCAATACCCGACCCCGCATGTATGGGAATGCATTTCAACCGGGGCGGTACTTGCAGGGTAAAGGTGGCATCGAGACCTCCACCCATCACAGGCGATTTCCGGGTGCGTTTGGGCCCGCAAGTCGAAACAGCTACTTGGCCCATGGGGGTGAAGCTCAGGTTCCGTTGAAACCCAAAGTGATAACAATAGTTCGCAATGGGGCCAAACCTAGAAACAATGTTAAGATTTTACTAAACCGTAGGAGTGTTCAGTCCTTTGAACAACTTATGGGTGATATTTCTGAAGCGTTCGGTCCTAAATGGAAAACCAATAAAGTGCGAAAGTTGTTCACTGTTCGAGGAAGGGAGGTGCAAGGTGTTGCAGACTTTTTCAGAGatgatgatatttttattggtGTCGGAAATGACCCACTCACAGAACATGATGTTCATGACATTATAGAGGAGGTCTACCCAGACAGTCCGTATGCAAAGAACATTATGAAAGACTTTGAAAGACAAAAACGGAAAAGGCTAGCACAAGTGAAAGAACCAATAAAAGACCATGATGCGGATAAACGTGATAGTGGTTTCGGGGAAGGAAGTGATGGAAGCAATAGAGATGCCGACTCAGAATATGTTCTGTACAAAGGACGACCGACAGAGAAGGGGAAACGTAGGAATGAGTATCCAAGAGACTTGGAAGTTGCAATGAGATTAGATAGAGAGAAAGAGAAAGCGGCACAGGAGGAGAAGGACAGAGTAAAAAAACAGAGAATGAAGATGGTTGATACAGAAAGAAGAGCTCAGGAAGAAGAAAACAGAAAACGTCGACAAGTTCCAAAGGAAGGTAGAGGAGATGATCCTTTTAAGAAGATGAAAGAACAAAAGGAAAAAGAGAGGGAAGAAATGAGGAGAAAGAGAGATGAGGAAAGGAAGAGACAGGAAGATGAGGACAAGCAAAGAAGAGATGAAGAAAGACAGAGAAGAGAAAAAGACAAACATGACAGAGACCAAGCGGAAGCAGCTGCTAGAGAAAGACAAGCAGCAGCCGAGAAGGACAGACAGGAGAGGGAGAAAGAAAAGGCTGAAAAGAGAGCTGCTAGGGACAGAGAAAGGGAACAGAAGGATAAAGAAGCAAAGGAGAAAGAGATGAAAGAAAAGGAAAAAGAGAAACATGATAAAGATAAAGCTCATCCTGAAAAACATCATAGTGATAAACATCATGGTGAAAAGCATGAAAAGGAAAAGGATCATAAGGAGAAAGAAAAGGAGAAGGGACACGGTGAAAAGGAAGAGAAAGCTAAAGATACGGAAAATGAGAAAGATGTAGATGAAAAAGCGGATAAGAATAAAGTTGACAATAAGGAAAGAGACAATAAAGAGGCAGAGAGGAGGAAGAAAAAGACTAGTAAAAATAGGATTATAAGAAAAACTAAGTTAGAAAGACAAATAAGTAGTGATGAACATGTGACATCCAAATATGATTTAGGACGGACTTTAGGTGATGGCAATTTTGCCATTGTTCGAATGTCAAAGATGAAGGCTACTGGTGTAGAATATGCTATGAAAGTGATTGATAAATCTAAACTCAAGGGAAAGGAACACATGGtggaaaatgaaattgaaataatgaagGATTGTAATCATCCTAACATTGTAAAATTGTATGAAGAATATGAGACAGTGGACAAGATTTATCTGGTTATGGAGCTTGTGAAG GGTGGTGACTTGTTTGACGCAATCACCCAGAGCGTCAAGTTCGGAGAGGTGGACGCAGCCCATATGGTGAAAGATCTCTGCAGCGCTCTGTTCTACCTGCACTCCCGCATCATCGTACATAGGGACTTGAAACCAGAAAACTTGTTG GTGCATCGTAACAAGGACATGACGATATCCCTGAAGCTTGCCGATTTTGGCCTGGCTATGGACGTGAAGGAGTCAATATACACCGTGTGTGGTACCCCCACTTACGTGGCTCCAGAAATCCTCTCAGAAATAG GATATGGTCTCGAAGTTGACATGTGGGCAGTGGGCGTGATAACCTACATCCTACTCTGCGGGTTTCCCCCGTTCCGAAGTCCCGACAGAAACCAGACGGAACTGTTCGAGTTCATCAAGGCGGGAGAATACGAGTTTCTTAGCCCATACTGGGACAATATCTCATCTA gTGCTAAAGATCTGATTGAGCATCTACTGGTAGTAGAGAAGAAGCGTCGCTACACGGCGATCGACGTTCTATGCCACCCCTGGATTCTATGTGGCGGTGATGTGTCGAGTATGGATGCATCGAGAATAGACGAGCTTCGTAAAGTCTCACGGAAGGAATTTGAAACCCAGGCTGCTTTGAATCGTGAGTCGTATCAGAAGATGAAAGAGAAGCGTGCTCTGACTGGATGA
- the LOC128235995 gene encoding uncharacterized protein LOC128235995, with protein MPSDYACLQSSYMESNRDVNLKGDSPFECLLTTSAYMESNRDVKLKGGSPFECLLTTSAYMESNRDVKLKGDSPFECLLTTSAYMESNRDVKLKGDSPFECLLTSSAYMESNRDVNLKGGSPFECLLTTSAYMESNRDVKLKGDSPFECLLTTSAYMNSNRDVKLKGDSPFECLLTTSAYMNSNRDVNLNGNSPF; from the coding sequence ATGCCTTCTGACTACGCCTGCCTACAGTCTTCCTACATGGAATCAAACAGAGACGTAAACTTGAAGGGAGACAGTCCGTTTGAATGCCTTCTGACTACGTCTGCCTACATGGAATCAAACAGAGACGTAAAGTTGAAGGGAGGCAGTCCGTTTGAATGCCTTCTGACTACGTCTGCCTACATGGAATCAAACAGAGACGTAAAGTTGAAGGGAGACAGTCCGTTTGAATGCCTTCTGACTACGTCTGCCTACATGGAATCAAACAGAGACGTAAAGTTGAAGGGAGACAGTCCGTTTGAATGCCTTCTGACTTCGTCTGCCTACATGGAATCAAACAGAGACGTAAACTTGAAGGGAGGCAGTCCGTTTGAATGCCTTCTTACTACGTCTGCCTACATGGAATCAAACAGAGACGTAAAGTTGAAGGGAGACAGTCCGTTTGAATGCCTTCTTACTACGTCTGCCTACATGAACTCAAACAGAGACGTAAAGTTGAAGGGAGACAGTCCGTTTGAATGCCTTCTTACTACGTCTGCCTACATGAACTCAAACAGAGACGTTAACTTGAATGGAAACAGTCCATTTTAA